Proteins from one Homalodisca vitripennis isolate AUS2020 chromosome 3, UT_GWSS_2.1, whole genome shotgun sequence genomic window:
- the LOC124357232 gene encoding phospholipase A1 member A-like has protein sequence MWTCCGFLLIITFTLELTLSKVIHVGPCALVVDEPGDCPDPDYIKVYLFTRKNKNKGQYVQLTESSDNMTTSYFDPGRPNKLIIHGYNADMFMYALQDIKAEYLRRERANVWMVDYPQLAQGSSLCYPFAVHNIRHVGACLAQLVTALHRHNTSASIHVVGFSLGAHVANYIANTLGSTKIDRITGLDPAGPLFMTRNERHRLDPSDANFVDVVHTNGLIQGIIERCGHIDFYMNGGVSQPGCYNDSNPFACDHHRAPEYFAESIRTKVGFFGWQCEGYLNFITGECKPKLHLVPMGEQCKSGDKGFYVAYTAAEKPYALGNWTDKNYWERAPKTSFTKMPKNITDELIQNQQSELLQRIFPSVQFQNTRF, from the exons ATGTGGACCTGCTGTGGTTTCCTTCTTATCATCACTTTCACCCTGG AACTCACTTTGTCCAAGGTGATACATGTGGGTCCATGTGCTCTGGTGGTTGATGAGCCAGGGGATTGCCCTGATCCCGATTACATCAAAGTGTACTTGTTCACAAG GAAGAACAAAAACAAAGGTCAGTACGTGCAATTGACGGAGAGTTCGGACAACATGACGACTTCATATTTCGACCCTGGCCGTCCCAACAAGCTGATCATCCACGGCTATAATGCGGACATGTTCATGTACGCTTTGCAGGATATTAAGGCAG AATACCTACGGCGAGAGAGAGCGAACGTGTGGATGGTAGACTATCCGCAGCTTGCACAGGGTTCCTCCCTCTGCTACCCCTTCGCTGTCCACAACATCCGTCATGTCGGCGCCTGTCTGGCGCAATTAGTCACAGCACTGCATCGCCACAACACATCTGCTAGCATACATGTGGTGGGCTTCAGCCTTGGCGCTCATGTCGCAAACTACATTGCCAACACTCTAGGCTCTACCAAGATTGACAGAATCACAG GACTGGACCCAGCAGGTCCACTGTTTATGACAAGAAATGAACGCCACAGACTGGACCCCAGTGATGCCAACTTTGTAGATGTGGTGCACACAAACGGTCTGATACAAGGCATCATTGAGCGTTGTGGTCACATTGATTTCTATATGAATGGGGGAGTCAGTCAACCTGGTTGTTACAATGACAGCA ATCCATTTGCCTGTGATCACCATAGAGCACCTGAGTATTTTGCAGAATCCATTCGCACCAAAGTTGGATTTTTTGGTTGGCAATGTGAAGGCTATCTGAATTTCATCACTGGGGAGTGCAAACCAAAACTACACTTGGTTCCTATGGGGGAGCAATGTAAATCTGG GGACAAAGGATTTTATGTGGCATACACTGCAGCGGAAAAGCCATATGCTTTGGGAAATTGGACAGATAAGAATTATTGGGAAAGAGCTCCTAAGACAAGTTTTACGAAAATGCCGAAGAATATAACTGATGAGCTTATTCAAAACCAACAGAGTGAATTGTTACAGAGGATATTTCCTAGTGTTCAGTTCCAAAATACCAGATTTTAG